One segment of Paraburkholderia sp. PREW-6R DNA contains the following:
- a CDS encoding LysR family transcriptional regulator: MPNLRKKLPSANALFVFEAAARCGNFTRAAQELCVSQPAVSRMLSRMEDHLGVRLFERVRGGIELTESGRILYREIAEGFNGIENAIREIEARATGAESVTLSVSSAFTTHWLMPRMKRLNQAFPHVDLRYQLVSERASTPLADVDLAMRVLREEDDAAHCALVMPEIVLPVCSRHYHDQAATEAGRTRGDTVIATDAGERGWYERFSSFAAHGRHAGGTLSLNDDANIIQAALLGQGIAPGRLDLVSHWLLDGALRPAEEELFITGARCCLVWPEDRPLCAVAADLRDWIIEETRTDLRALGRNYPALQLGQSLARAGVKIA; the protein is encoded by the coding sequence ATGCCCAATTTACGCAAAAAGCTGCCGAGCGCCAACGCGCTTTTCGTCTTTGAAGCCGCCGCGCGCTGCGGCAACTTTACCCGTGCAGCGCAGGAGCTTTGCGTAAGCCAGCCGGCGGTGAGCCGCATGCTGTCGAGAATGGAAGACCACCTCGGCGTGCGTCTGTTCGAGCGCGTGCGCGGCGGCATCGAACTGACCGAAAGCGGGCGCATTCTGTATCGGGAAATCGCGGAGGGTTTTAACGGCATCGAGAATGCGATTCGTGAAATCGAAGCGCGTGCGACGGGCGCCGAATCCGTCACGCTATCCGTTTCCAGCGCGTTCACCACGCATTGGCTTATGCCGCGAATGAAGCGGCTGAATCAGGCGTTTCCACATGTCGATCTCAGGTATCAGCTTGTCTCTGAGCGCGCGAGCACCCCGCTTGCGGACGTGGATCTCGCGATGCGCGTGCTGCGTGAAGAGGACGACGCGGCCCACTGCGCGCTGGTGATGCCGGAGATCGTGCTGCCGGTTTGCAGCCGCCACTATCACGACCAGGCGGCGACCGAGGCCGGGCGCACGCGCGGCGATACCGTCATTGCGACGGACGCCGGCGAACGCGGCTGGTACGAGCGTTTTTCGTCGTTCGCCGCGCATGGGCGGCATGCGGGCGGCACGTTGAGCCTGAACGACGACGCGAACATCATTCAGGCGGCGTTGCTCGGGCAGGGCATTGCACCCGGCCGGCTCGATCTGGTGTCGCACTGGTTGCTCGACGGCGCACTGCGTCCCGCAGAGGAAGAATTGTTCATTACAGGGGCGCGCTGCTGCCTCGTGTGGCCGGAAGATCGTCCACTGTGCGCTGTCGCGGCCGATCTTCGCGACTGGATCATCGAAGAGACGCGTACCGATCTGCGCGCGCTCGGCCGGAATTATCCCGCGCTTCAGTTAGGCCAGTCGCTGGCTCGAGCCGGCGTGAAAATCGCTTAG
- a CDS encoding haloacid dehalogenase type II translates to MRLTDFDTLTFDCYGTLIDWETGIFTALAPLLERVAQPLARDQVLQAHARHESSQQKYTPSMRYQALLAVVYKRLAEEWQVPVTQPECVAYGQSIRNWPAFDDSAPALHYLKQHYRLAILSNVDNESFAHSHVKLQVEFDAIITAEDVGSYKPSPRNFDYMLEKLGERGIARDRILHTAESLFHDHQPANDFGLASCWIDRRHAKEGFGATMDPGSQPNIDFRFNSMADFVKAHEEAVR, encoded by the coding sequence ATGCGACTGACCGATTTCGATACGCTGACATTCGATTGCTACGGCACGCTGATCGACTGGGAAACGGGGATCTTCACGGCGCTTGCGCCTTTGCTGGAGCGGGTCGCGCAACCGCTAGCGCGCGACCAGGTGCTGCAGGCCCATGCTCGCCATGAATCGTCGCAGCAGAAGTACACGCCGTCGATGCGGTATCAGGCGTTGCTCGCAGTCGTCTACAAGCGGCTTGCCGAAGAGTGGCAGGTGCCGGTTACGCAACCGGAGTGCGTGGCGTACGGGCAGTCGATCCGCAACTGGCCTGCGTTCGATGACTCGGCACCCGCGCTCCACTATCTGAAGCAGCACTACAGGCTCGCCATACTGTCGAACGTCGATAACGAGAGCTTCGCTCATAGCCACGTGAAGCTTCAAGTCGAGTTCGACGCGATCATCACTGCGGAAGATGTCGGTTCGTACAAACCGTCGCCTCGCAATTTCGACTACATGCTGGAGAAACTCGGCGAGCGCGGGATCGCCAGAGACAGGATTCTCCACACGGCCGAAAGCCTCTTTCATGACCACCAGCCCGCGAACGATTTCGGATTGGCTTCATGCTGGATTGACCGGCGGCATGCAAAGGAAGGTTTCGGCGCGACGATGGATCCCGGTTCCCAACCGAACATCGACTTCCGTTTCAACAGCATGGCCGATTTCGTGAAGGCGCACGAGGAAGCGGTGCGGTAG
- a CDS encoding DUF4174 domain-containing protein, with the protein MKSPLILAAFAGVMLGSSFALAASASGAATSISQLTWHQRVLVVFADAAGSAPLAAQRDILAHAPDAMAERDLVLVEVVGDSVKGASDSAAALRHRYGVKADAFRALLIGKDGGVKLDSPQPIALQKLTTTIDAMPMRQQEMRGS; encoded by the coding sequence ATGAAATCCCCTCTCATACTCGCCGCGTTTGCCGGTGTCATGCTCGGTAGCAGCTTTGCACTCGCCGCCTCCGCGAGCGGCGCCGCCACGTCCATCAGCCAGTTGACCTGGCATCAGCGCGTGCTCGTGGTCTTCGCGGACGCGGCCGGTTCCGCGCCGCTGGCGGCGCAGCGAGACATTCTCGCGCACGCGCCCGACGCAATGGCCGAGCGCGATCTCGTGCTCGTGGAGGTGGTCGGCGATTCGGTGAAAGGTGCGAGCGACAGCGCGGCTGCTTTGCGGCATCGTTATGGCGTGAAGGCGGATGCATTTCGCGCGCTGCTGATCGGCAAGGACGGCGGCGTCAAGCTCGATTCGCCGCAACCGATCGCGCTGCAGAAATTGACCACGACCATCGACGCCATGCCCATGCGGCAGCAGGAAATGCGCGGCTCGTAG
- a CDS encoding porin, which produces MTRVACAIATLTCAPVAFAQSSVTLYGIVDTGIGYQTSQTSLGSTANGKSNVKMITGVWAGSRFGLKGSEDLGAGTKAIFQLESGFNSATGGQQYTNALFGRQSWVGLTNATYGTFTAGRQYTAYYTMLSPYSPTTWLTGYYGAHPGDVDALDTIYRANNSLVYTSPKLYGFTFSGSYAVGGVAGSLNRGSTWSGALQYINGPIGLAVGFMRINNSTLGGGAYGADSTVSNNGAQPGVSAVTNGYQTAQAQQRFAVTGGYAFNSAWDISAAYSNVQYIPGVGSSFRDTAIFNTGGVVLHWKPAISWDFATGYSYTRATKANGITSSAQYQQVNLSEYYSLSKRTGLYALQAFQRTNGNTLGTAGAGHIINATATIGDGFQSAPSSSRSQFAAGVGIVHRF; this is translated from the coding sequence ATGACCCGGGTCGCCTGCGCGATCGCGACGCTGACCTGCGCGCCAGTCGCGTTTGCGCAAAGCAGCGTCACGCTGTACGGCATCGTGGACACCGGCATCGGCTATCAGACCAGCCAGACGTCGCTCGGCTCGACCGCAAACGGCAAGTCGAACGTCAAAATGATCACCGGCGTATGGGCCGGCAGCCGCTTCGGCCTGAAAGGCTCGGAAGACCTTGGCGCGGGCACGAAAGCCATCTTCCAGCTGGAGTCCGGTTTCAATTCCGCGACCGGTGGCCAGCAATACACGAATGCCTTGTTCGGCCGCCAGTCGTGGGTCGGCCTGACCAATGCGACCTACGGGACGTTCACCGCCGGCCGTCAATACACGGCGTACTACACGATGCTTTCTCCATATAGCCCGACCACCTGGCTGACCGGCTACTACGGCGCACATCCCGGCGACGTCGACGCGCTGGACACGATCTACCGTGCGAACAACTCGCTCGTCTATACGTCGCCGAAACTGTACGGCTTCACGTTCAGCGGCTCGTATGCCGTGGGCGGCGTGGCGGGCAGCCTGAATCGCGGCTCGACCTGGAGCGGCGCGCTGCAGTACATCAACGGCCCGATCGGTCTCGCGGTCGGCTTCATGCGCATCAATAATTCGACGCTCGGCGGCGGCGCTTACGGCGCGGATTCGACCGTCTCGAACAACGGCGCGCAGCCTGGCGTCTCCGCCGTGACCAACGGCTACCAGACGGCGCAGGCGCAGCAGCGCTTCGCGGTGACCGGCGGCTACGCCTTCAATTCGGCGTGGGACATCTCCGCGGCCTACTCGAATGTGCAATACATCCCGGGCGTGGGTTCGAGTTTCCGCGACACGGCGATCTTCAACACGGGCGGCGTGGTGCTGCACTGGAAGCCGGCGATCTCGTGGGATTTCGCCACGGGCTACAGCTACACGCGCGCGACGAAAGCAAACGGCATCACGAGTTCGGCGCAGTACCAGCAGGTCAATCTGTCCGAGTACTATTCATTGTCGAAGCGCACCGGGCTTTACGCATTGCAGGCGTTCCAGCGGACCAACGGCAATACGCTCGGCACGGCCGGCGCGGGGCATATCATCAACGCAACCGCAACCATTGGCGATGGCTTCCAGAGCGCGCCGTCGTCGTCGCGAAGCCAGTTTGCCGCGGGCGTGGGCATCGTGCATCGCTTCTGA
- a CDS encoding MFS transporter, whose amino-acid sequence MSRSTAVNVQTFINEHPFSPFQWLIFFMCFVIVLLDGFDTAAIGFIAPSLIAQWGITKPALAPVLSAALFGLACGALGSGPLSDRLGRRVMLLGSVLLFGVACLGSAFSGSIEQLTALRFITGLGLGAAMPNAVTMMGEYCPDRRRATVINLMFCGFPLGAAFGGFLAAWMIPHFGWRSVLLLGGITPLLLLVVLLTQMPESVRYMVANRLPADRIRAALARISSDASQAGTFTMTESAPQTGGKGAAVVLSRAYIVGSVMLWLAYFMGLVIFYASINWMPILLKDAGLTPQRATLISALFPLGGVGAVLCGVLMDRFNANRIIAACYALTAVSVYFIGQAVGNVGALVFVVFAAGVLMNTAQSSLPALAAAFYPTEGRGTGVAWMLGIGRFGGIAGSFLVAELTRRHFTFAGIFAMVAVAGLIACVALLIKQAARPHVANVGAAKTESFGH is encoded by the coding sequence ATGAGCCGCAGCACCGCTGTGAACGTACAGACCTTTATCAACGAGCATCCTTTCTCGCCGTTCCAGTGGCTCATCTTTTTCATGTGTTTCGTCATCGTCCTGCTGGACGGCTTTGACACCGCCGCGATCGGTTTCATCGCACCTTCGCTGATCGCGCAATGGGGCATCACGAAACCGGCGCTCGCACCGGTACTGAGCGCGGCGCTGTTCGGGCTCGCGTGCGGCGCGCTCGGCTCGGGGCCGCTTTCGGACCGGCTCGGCCGACGCGTGATGCTGCTCGGCTCGGTGCTGCTCTTCGGCGTGGCCTGTCTGGGTTCGGCGTTTTCCGGCAGCATCGAGCAGTTGACCGCGCTGCGCTTCATCACCGGCCTCGGTCTCGGCGCGGCCATGCCCAATGCGGTGACGATGATGGGCGAATACTGCCCGGACCGCCGGCGCGCGACCGTGATCAACCTGATGTTCTGCGGCTTTCCGCTCGGCGCCGCGTTCGGTGGGTTCCTCGCGGCGTGGATGATTCCGCACTTCGGCTGGCGCAGCGTGCTGCTGCTCGGCGGCATTACGCCGCTTCTGCTGCTGGTCGTGCTGCTCACGCAGATGCCCGAATCCGTGCGCTATATGGTCGCCAACCGCCTGCCGGCGGACAGGATTCGCGCGGCGCTTGCGCGCATATCGAGCGATGCGTCGCAAGCCGGTACGTTCACGATGACTGAAAGCGCGCCGCAAACCGGCGGCAAGGGCGCGGCCGTGGTGCTGTCGCGCGCATACATCGTCGGCTCGGTCATGCTGTGGCTTGCGTATTTCATGGGCCTCGTCATTTTCTACGCGTCGATCAACTGGATGCCGATCCTGCTGAAAGACGCCGGCCTCACGCCGCAGCGCGCGACGCTGATTTCTGCGCTGTTCCCGCTCGGCGGCGTCGGTGCGGTGTTGTGCGGCGTGCTGATGGACCGCTTCAACGCGAACCGGATCATCGCGGCGTGCTATGCGCTGACGGCGGTGAGCGTGTACTTCATCGGTCAGGCGGTGGGCAACGTAGGCGCGCTGGTTTTCGTCGTGTTCGCCGCCGGCGTTCTCATGAATACCGCGCAATCGTCGCTGCCGGCGCTCGCCGCCGCGTTCTATCCGACCGAAGGGCGTGGCACCGGCGTCGCATGGATGCTCGGCATCGGCCGCTTTGGCGGGATTGCGGGCTCGTTCCTCGTAGCCGAACTCACGCGCCGCCACTTCACGTTTGCCGGCATCTTTGCGATGGTCGCCGTGGCTGGGCTGATTGCCTGCGTGGCGTTGCTGATCAAACAGGCCGCCCGTCCGCACGTGGCGAATGTGGGCGCAGCGAAAACGGAGTCGTTCGGGCACTGA
- a CDS encoding LysR family transcriptional regulator has product MPRENFGDLVAFIAVARERSFTRAAAQLGVSQSALSHTIRALEARLGLRLLTRTTRSVAPTEAGERILRTVAPRFEEIDAELAAVTELRDKPAGTIRITATDYATDTVLWPRLSKVLRKYPEIRVEITTDYGLADIVADRYDIGIRNGDQVAKDMIAVRVAPDMKMSIVGSPAYLDKQPQLKRPQDLMAHNCINLRLPTLGAFYAWELKKGHREVQVRVEGQLSFNSTYHMLDAALSGYGLAYVPSELAQPHVAAGRLARVLDDWCPTFPGLHAYYASRSESSRAMALVIDSLRYRPKGG; this is encoded by the coding sequence ATGCCACGCGAAAATTTCGGCGATCTGGTCGCGTTCATCGCGGTTGCCCGCGAACGCAGTTTTACTCGCGCGGCAGCGCAACTCGGCGTGTCGCAGTCTGCGCTCAGTCACACGATTCGCGCGCTGGAAGCGAGACTGGGCCTGCGCTTGCTGACACGCACCACGCGCAGTGTCGCGCCGACCGAAGCGGGCGAGCGCATCCTGCGCACGGTTGCGCCGCGCTTCGAGGAGATCGACGCGGAACTGGCTGCGGTGACCGAGCTGCGCGACAAACCGGCGGGCACGATCCGGATCACGGCTACCGACTACGCGACCGACACGGTGCTCTGGCCGAGGTTGTCGAAGGTGTTGCGCAAGTACCCCGAGATCAGAGTCGAAATCACGACGGATTACGGCCTCGCTGACATCGTGGCCGATCGCTACGACATCGGCATTCGCAACGGCGACCAGGTCGCAAAAGACATGATCGCGGTGCGCGTTGCGCCGGACATGAAAATGTCGATCGTCGGCTCGCCTGCCTATCTCGACAAACAGCCGCAATTAAAAAGACCTCAGGACCTGATGGCGCACAACTGCATCAATCTGCGCCTGCCGACGCTCGGCGCTTTCTACGCGTGGGAACTGAAAAAAGGCCATCGCGAAGTTCAGGTACGGGTGGAAGGGCAACTGTCGTTCAACAGCACCTACCACATGCTCGATGCCGCGCTGTCGGGATATGGCCTTGCATACGTACCGTCCGAACTCGCACAGCCTCACGTCGCCGCCGGGCGTCTGGCCCGCGTGCTCGATGACTGGTGCCCCACGTTTCCAGGCCTGCATGCGTATTACGCGAGCCGTTCCGAGTCCTCCCGCGCGATGGCACTCGTCATCGACTCGCTGCGTTACCGGCCGAAAGGAGGTTAG